A part of Onthophagus taurus isolate NC chromosome 7, IU_Otau_3.0, whole genome shotgun sequence genomic DNA contains:
- the LOC111424660 gene encoding SAGA-associated factor 11 homolog isoform X2, with amino-acid sequence MVEQVNNEIIKYEDIKDVVNDPVQLRTLTEKLINSMIDQVTLGILFDAHRKHYTKTFNLDRDKSPEKMEPLPSHVDIFGNHNLKKTEDCVCPICDRQVAALRFAPHLESCMGMGRSRSRNVRRVTNNNKERENSTFSGLGSDDEDDADWNSNEKRSRKKKDRNGSKKGKDRYTKEEQRNGIFGYRGYRRGRRRRYDFAKRHASRPFQWIVTE; translated from the exons ATGGTAGAGCAAGTAaacaatgaaataattaagtatGAAGATATTAAAGATGTAGTTAATGACCCGGTTCAGTTGCGCACACTTActgagaaattaattaattcgatGATCGATCAAGTTACTTTAGGGATATTGTTCGATGCCCATCGGAAACATTACacgaaaacttttaatttagatAGGGATAAATCGCCTGAGAAAATGGAACCTTTACCTTCGCACGTCGACATCTTTGGGAATcacaatttaaagaaaacggAAGACTGTGTTTGTCCAATTTGTGATAGACAAGTTGCTGCATTAAG ATTTGCCCCACACTTGGAAAGTTGTATGGGAATGGGACGAAGTCGTTCAAGAAACGTACGAAGGgtcactaataataataaagaacgtGAAAACTCAACATTTTCCGGATTAGGAAGTGACGATGAGGACGACGCGGATTGGAATTCGAACGAGAAACGTAGTCGGAAGAAAAAAGATCGAAACGGAagtaaaaaaggaaaag aTAGGTACACCAAAGAAGAACAACGAAACGGAATCTTCGGATACCGTGGATATCGAAGGGGAAGAAGACGGCGATATGATTTCGCTAAGAGACATGCTTCAAGACCATTCCAATGGATCGTCACCGAGTGA
- the LOC111424660 gene encoding SAGA-associated factor 11 homolog isoform X1: MVEQVNNEIIKYEDIKDVVNDPVQLRTLTEKLINSMIDQVTLGILFDAHRKHYTKTFNLDRDKSPEKMEPLPSHVDIFGNHNLKKTEDCVCPICDRQVAALRFAPHLESCMGMGRSRSRNVRRVTNNNKERENSTFSGLGSDDEDDADWNSNEKRSRKKKDRNGSKKGKGTPKKNNETESSDTVDIEGEEDGDMISLRDMLQDHSNGSSPSDSSSSSRKREKSKNKKSKRDRTSPSVNLLNAD; the protein is encoded by the exons ATGGTAGAGCAAGTAaacaatgaaataattaagtatGAAGATATTAAAGATGTAGTTAATGACCCGGTTCAGTTGCGCACACTTActgagaaattaattaattcgatGATCGATCAAGTTACTTTAGGGATATTGTTCGATGCCCATCGGAAACATTACacgaaaacttttaatttagatAGGGATAAATCGCCTGAGAAAATGGAACCTTTACCTTCGCACGTCGACATCTTTGGGAATcacaatttaaagaaaacggAAGACTGTGTTTGTCCAATTTGTGATAGACAAGTTGCTGCATTAAG ATTTGCCCCACACTTGGAAAGTTGTATGGGAATGGGACGAAGTCGTTCAAGAAACGTACGAAGGgtcactaataataataaagaacgtGAAAACTCAACATTTTCCGGATTAGGAAGTGACGATGAGGACGACGCGGATTGGAATTCGAACGAGAAACGTAGTCGGAAGAAAAAAGATCGAAACGGAagtaaaaaaggaaaag GTACACCAAAGAAGAACAACGAAACGGAATCTTCGGATACCGTGGATATCGAAGGGGAAGAAGACGGCGATATGATTTCGCTAAGAGACATGCTTCAAGACCATTCCAATGGATCGTCACCGAGTGATTCATCCTCAAGTTCCAGAAAGCGGgagaaatcgaaaaataaaaaaagtaaacgaGATAGGACTTCGCCTAGTGTTAATCTGTTAAACGCTGACTAA